One genomic window of Deltaproteobacteria bacterium includes the following:
- a CDS encoding GAF domain-containing protein encodes MMKHSSLDRLLETIGSVFDAYSVVLFRGDASGMYELVSSFSLGDSVIPGLRIDSGHGLVGWILKHGKPLLVDRFDQKNALLGYYGYEQEEQIKVFVGCPLPGGRGALCMDSKKTYAFTDKDQRILALFAGVIEAIFTDLGDASISSQDQKFYRFLQLVYALREKHPKWTDFLKRYLTLLSDASGYEYSFLVVSDEWGNNYFLEGCNKPFAVDGMLDRLTFSTGSGLLGWVFKKNQPVFLGDGKGELGRVPLFGRDVPGLALNTVLAFPLKVHTRCRGVLVFGDPTSHAIGDDVRAFAKMTAEYLALFLENLYLKNRLKQVAAQGAADRCDASKASFPDNSDLID; translated from the coding sequence ATGATGAAACATTCTTCCCTGGACCGGCTTTTGGAGACCATTGGCAGCGTTTTCGACGCCTATTCCGTGGTTTTGTTCCGTGGCGACGCCTCGGGCATGTACGAGCTGGTGTCCTCCTTTAGTCTGGGCGATTCCGTTATTCCGGGTTTGCGGATCGATTCCGGCCATGGTTTGGTGGGGTGGATCCTCAAGCATGGCAAGCCCCTGTTGGTCGACCGTTTTGATCAGAAAAACGCGCTGTTGGGGTATTACGGATACGAGCAGGAAGAGCAGATCAAGGTTTTTGTTGGCTGTCCCCTCCCCGGAGGTCGGGGCGCTTTGTGCATGGACAGCAAGAAAACCTATGCGTTCACCGACAAGGATCAACGCATCCTGGCCCTGTTCGCCGGAGTCATCGAGGCGATTTTCACGGATTTGGGGGATGCCTCGATCTCCAGTCAAGACCAAAAATTCTACAGATTTTTGCAGCTGGTCTATGCTCTGCGCGAAAAGCATCCCAAATGGACGGATTTTTTGAAGCGGTATTTGACGCTGTTGTCCGATGCCAGTGGCTATGAATATTCCTTTCTCGTGGTCAGCGACGAGTGGGGGAACAATTATTTTTTGGAAGGATGCAACAAGCCTTTTGCGGTTGATGGCATGCTGGATCGACTGACTTTCAGCACTGGCAGTGGCTTGTTGGGATGGGTGTTCAAGAAGAACCAGCCCGTTTTTTTGGGTGACGGCAAGGGCGAGCTGGGACGCGTTCCCCTGTTTGGCCGGGATGTTCCTGGACTGGCCCTGAACACGGTGCTGGCCTTTCCGCTCAAGGTGCACACGCGTTGTCGGGGGGTGTTGGTTTTCGGCGACCCGACCAGCCACGCCATTGGCGATGATGTCCGTGCCTTTGCCAAGATGACCGCGGAATATCTCGCTCTTTTTTTGGAGAATTTGTATTTGAAGAATCGGCTCAAGCAGGTAGCCGCCCAGGGGGCCGCGGACCGCTGCGATGCCTCCAAGGCTTCCTTTCCCGACAACTCCGACCTTATCGATTAG
- the rimI gene encoding ribosomal-protein-alanine N-acetyltransferase: MRPRHRSGCWSILPSSVILARCPSVLSEIKLRPLNTGDAEALAALEAGVFVDAWNASHFGELLVQECFMAVGAMRAEDLLGYVTAYGIEDEVEIVNVAIRADMRGHGLGTRLLRFFLEHVRAMGGRRVFLEVRAGNSVALALYARAGFVHVGVRKRYYADTGEDALILAWPDSHGRNP, translated from the coding sequence TTGCGTCCACGACATAGATCTGGGTGTTGGTCGATTCTTCCGTCATCGGTGATCCTTGCGAGGTGTCCGTCGGTGCTTTCCGAAATAAAATTACGCCCCTTGAATACTGGTGACGCCGAGGCCCTGGCCGCGTTGGAGGCGGGTGTCTTCGTCGACGCCTGGAATGCCTCTCATTTCGGGGAGTTGCTTGTCCAGGAGTGTTTCATGGCCGTGGGCGCGATGCGTGCCGAGGATTTGCTCGGGTACGTAACCGCCTATGGCATCGAAGACGAGGTGGAAATCGTCAATGTGGCCATCCGGGCGGACATGCGTGGCCATGGTCTGGGTACCCGGTTGCTGCGGTTTTTTTTGGAACACGTCCGGGCAATGGGTGGACGCCGTGTTTTTTTGGAAGTGCGTGCTGGCAATTCTGTTGCCCTGGCCTTGTACGCCCGGGCTGGATTTGTCCATGTTGGTGTCCGGAAGCGGTATTATGCGGATACGGGCGAGGACGCCCTGATTTTGGCCTGGCCCGACTCGCATGGTCGGAATCCTTGA
- a CDS encoding 16S rRNA (uracil(1498)-N(3))-methyltransferase, which produces MARLNTFYLAPSLWREPFVLGGEEAHHLTRVLRAKTGQEVRLMDGQGRTGLFRILGMDKKEVRLARISENEAPAPAFPLVLAVGWAKNIRRGFLLEKAVELGAAGIWFWEAERSQGAPPDQGKDGWERQLVAAAKQCGTSWLPEIRSLGGPRDVIDAAAGFSCRVLCWEHEQTRIIHPDDLTHAGGTVAVLGPEGGLEQKEAQIFQAHDFAPRTLGPNILRFETAAVFLLSLRLWNATRPR; this is translated from the coding sequence ATGGCCCGGTTGAACACATTTTATCTGGCTCCTTCCTTATGGAGGGAGCCTTTTGTTCTGGGCGGCGAGGAAGCCCATCACCTCACCCGTGTCTTGCGGGCTAAAACCGGACAGGAGGTCCGGCTGATGGATGGCCAGGGCCGAACCGGCCTGTTTCGCATCCTCGGCATGGACAAAAAAGAGGTGCGCCTCGCCAGAATCTCGGAAAACGAGGCCCCAGCCCCGGCATTCCCGCTTGTTCTCGCCGTGGGCTGGGCCAAGAATATCCGACGTGGCTTTCTGCTGGAAAAAGCCGTGGAATTGGGCGCGGCGGGGATTTGGTTTTGGGAGGCCGAGCGTTCCCAAGGCGCCCCGCCGGACCAGGGCAAGGACGGATGGGAACGCCAACTCGTGGCGGCGGCCAAACAGTGCGGTACATCCTGGCTGCCGGAAATACGCTCCTTGGGCGGACCACGCGACGTGATCGACGCCGCGGCCGGATTTTCCTGCCGCGTCCTGTGCTGGGAGCACGAACAAACGCGGATCATCCATCCGGACGATCTGACCCACGCCGGCGGCACGGTGGCCGTGCTGGGCCCCGAGGGCGGCCTGGAGCAAAAGGAAGCCCAGATCTTCCAGGCCCATGACTTTGCGCCCAGAACCCTTGGACCAAACATTTTGCGTTTCGAAACGGCCGCGGTGTTTCTTCTCTCCCTGCGCCTTTGGAACGCAACCAGGCCGCGCTGA
- a CDS encoding rod shape-determining protein — protein sequence MFFSKLFGFLGKDLAMDLGTANTLLYSPKDGIVLNEPSVVALDVRSDSILAVGREAKEYLGRTPDRIRAVRPLKDGVIADFEVTKAMIAYFIRKVITGMRLVKPRMVICVPAGITQVEKRAVIESALQAGAREVKLIEEPMAAAIGAGLPIDEPRGNMVVDIGGGTTEVAVISLSAVAYSESVRIAGDEINDAIQRFVQDEFQLLIGENMAETAKIHIASALPLAEPMQFRVAGKNLVDGTPKTVVLTDSHVREAIKEPVAAIVAAVRRALEKTPPELVADIATNGLLLAGGGALLKGLDKLITQQSSLMVHIDDDPLTTVVRGTGRSLENEAAFSKVYIN from the coding sequence ATGTTTTTTAGCAAATTATTTGGCTTTCTCGGCAAGGATCTGGCCATGGATCTGGGCACGGCCAATACGCTTTTATATTCCCCCAAGGACGGCATCGTGTTGAACGAACCGTCCGTCGTGGCCCTGGATGTGCGCAGCGACTCCATTTTGGCAGTGGGGCGGGAGGCCAAGGAGTACCTGGGGCGTACTCCGGATCGGATTCGGGCCGTGCGCCCCTTGAAGGACGGGGTGATCGCGGATTTCGAGGTGACCAAGGCCATGATTGCCTACTTCATCCGCAAGGTCATCACCGGCATGCGCCTGGTCAAGCCGCGCATGGTTATCTGCGTGCCGGCCGGCATCACCCAGGTCGAGAAACGGGCAGTCATCGAATCCGCCCTGCAAGCCGGGGCGCGGGAAGTGAAACTCATCGAGGAGCCCATGGCCGCGGCCATCGGCGCCGGATTGCCCATCGACGAACCGCGCGGCAACATGGTCGTGGATATTGGCGGCGGCACCACGGAGGTCGCGGTTATTTCCTTGTCCGCCGTGGCGTATTCCGAATCCGTGCGCATCGCCGGTGATGAGATCAATGACGCCATCCAGCGCTTCGTGCAGGATGAATTTCAGCTTTTGATCGGCGAGAACATGGCGGAAACGGCCAAGATTCACATTGCCTCGGCCTTGCCGTTGGCCGAGCCCATGCAGTTTCGTGTGGCGGGGAAGAATCTGGTCGACGGCACGCCCAAGACCGTTGTCTTGACCGACAGCCATGTCCGTGAAGCCATCAAGGAGCCGGTGGCGGCCATTGTCGCGGCGGTACGTCGGGCCCTGGAGAAAACGCCTCCGGAGCTCGTGGCCGATATCGCCACCAACGGTCTGCTTCTGGCAGGAGGCGGGGCGCTTTTGAAAGGGCTCGACAAGTTGATCACCCAGCAGAGCTCCTTGATGGTGCACATCGACGACGATCCTTTGACCACGGTCGTGCGGGGCACTGGCCGATCGTTGGAGAACGAGGCCGCGTTTTCCAAGGTTTATATCAACTAG
- a CDS encoding DegQ family serine endoprotease encodes MKKFLSVLIICLVFPLSVALARDLPDFTDLAASSGQAVVNISTVKIVKKQQQLQRFFPQNPHGQNPFEDFFEQFDRFFGDQGRRAPREQRSLGSGFVISADGYIVTNNHVIDGADKIKINLQSDKGGADKSYDAEVVGSDAETDLALLKINAGTSLPYLSLGDSDALKVGQWVMAIGNPFGLDHTVTAGIVSAKGRTIGAGPYDNFIQTDASINPGNSGGPLINMNGEVIGINTAIIASGQGIGFAIPSKLAGQVIEQLKTHKMVKRGWLGVSIQDVDDNSAKALGLDDARGALVANVTPGDPAEKGGVRAGDVIVAVDGIDIENAGDLTRKIGDLLPGVKITLSVWRQGRLSKVGVVLGERNAEKVAQGQPEAGAAGEMILGLSVRPVSAEEAKVLEMDKPRGLLVLEVEDGSAAMESGVSAGDVIVEANGLPVNTVKALRDVVQGDAKAKGAVMLLMQRQGRNVFRTIPVN; translated from the coding sequence ATGAAGAAATTTTTGTCTGTTCTCATTATCTGCTTGGTATTTCCACTATCTGTTGCCCTGGCGCGGGACTTGCCCGATTTTACCGATTTGGCGGCCTCGTCCGGGCAGGCGGTGGTGAACATCAGCACGGTCAAAATTGTCAAGAAGCAGCAGCAATTGCAGCGTTTTTTTCCACAAAATCCGCACGGTCAAAACCCTTTCGAGGATTTTTTCGAGCAATTTGATCGTTTTTTTGGCGATCAGGGGCGTCGTGCTCCCCGCGAACAGCGTTCGTTGGGATCGGGGTTTGTCATTTCCGCCGACGGCTATATCGTGACCAACAACCATGTCATCGACGGCGCGGATAAAATCAAGATCAACCTGCAATCCGACAAGGGCGGCGCGGACAAGTCCTATGACGCGGAGGTTGTGGGCTCGGATGCCGAGACGGATCTGGCCCTGCTCAAAATAAATGCCGGCACTTCCTTGCCATATTTATCCCTAGGCGATTCCGATGCTCTCAAGGTCGGGCAGTGGGTCATGGCCATCGGCAATCCGTTTGGACTGGACCATACCGTTACCGCCGGTATCGTCAGCGCCAAGGGGCGGACTATCGGGGCCGGCCCGTACGACAATTTCATCCAGACCGACGCGTCCATCAATCCGGGCAACAGTGGCGGGCCGCTCATCAACATGAATGGCGAGGTCATTGGTATCAACACGGCGATCATCGCTTCCGGGCAGGGCATTGGATTTGCCATCCCGAGCAAACTTGCCGGTCAGGTCATCGAACAGCTCAAAACACACAAGATGGTAAAACGGGGCTGGCTTGGTGTCTCCATCCAGGACGTGGACGACAATTCGGCCAAGGCGCTTGGGCTGGATGACGCGCGAGGCGCTTTGGTGGCCAATGTCACGCCTGGCGATCCAGCGGAAAAAGGAGGCGTGCGCGCCGGAGATGTCATTGTCGCCGTCGATGGGATCGATATTGAAAACGCGGGCGATTTGACCCGTAAAATCGGGGACTTGTTGCCGGGCGTGAAGATTACCCTGTCCGTGTGGCGTCAGGGCAGGCTGTCCAAGGTGGGGGTGGTTCTGGGTGAGCGCAATGCCGAAAAAGTTGCCCAGGGTCAGCCCGAGGCTGGGGCGGCTGGCGAGATGATACTCGGTCTGTCGGTGCGGCCGGTAAGCGCCGAGGAAGCCAAGGTCCTGGAGATGGACAAGCCCAGGGGGCTTCTTGTGCTCGAGGTGGAGGACGGGTCGGCGGCCATGGAGAGCGGAGTAAGTGCTGGCGATGTGATCGTGGAAGCCAACGGACTCCCGGTGAATACCGTCAAGGCGTTGCGGGACGTGGTCCAGGGCGATGCCAAGGCCAAGGGAGCGGTAATGCTCCTGATGCAACGACAGGGGCGCAACGTGTTCAGGACAATTCCTGTGAATTAA
- a CDS encoding peptidyl-prolyl cis-trans isomerase: MVGILETENKRDGVVMIVMETSLGTMKIELFADKAPLTCDNFLTYVRDGFYDGTIFHRVIPNFVLQGGGMTETMAEKTTRSPIKNEADNGLRNVRGTLSMARTQAVDSATSQFFVNLRDNAFLDHGARDFGYAVFGRVVDGLDVMDAIAAVETGTYGFHQDVPKAPVLMTRVFVEE; this comes from the coding sequence ATGGTCGGAATCCTTGAAACAGAGAACAAACGAGACGGAGTTGTAATGATTGTCATGGAAACGTCCCTGGGGACAATGAAAATTGAACTTTTCGCCGACAAGGCGCCTTTGACCTGCGATAATTTCCTGACCTACGTTCGGGATGGTTTTTATGATGGCACCATTTTTCATCGGGTCATCCCGAATTTTGTCCTGCAAGGCGGGGGCATGACCGAGACCATGGCCGAAAAAACGACGCGGAGCCCCATTAAAAACGAAGCCGACAATGGCCTGCGCAATGTGCGGGGCACCTTGTCCATGGCCCGAACCCAGGCCGTTGACAGCGCCACGTCCCAGTTTTTCGTCAATCTGCGGGATAACGCCTTTTTGGACCACGGCGCGCGTGATTTTGGATACGCGGTTTTTGGCAGGGTCGTGGACGGCTTGGATGTGATGGATGCCATAGCCGCAGTGGAGACGGGCACATATGGATTTCATCAGGACGTGCCCAAGGCGCCGGTCCTCATGACGCGGGTGTTCGTGGAGGAGTAG
- a CDS encoding hydrogenase: MERFITKTNLTRLAEDLAATCRVLAPVATGGTVTFHRLRSGMSIDLHSRMAAVSPKAATFPQTEELLQVTREGEDKKPEIHETLPQGKNVVIGCRPCGARGKLIFNPVYETEKIKDPYFIQRRDNTIFITLACDRPETTCFCHSVGGGPADTAGSDVLLTLVGEGYVARSVTPEGEEIMKHALFEDAGDKGKEADAKNARALEMMGPAHDYSSAPAKILARFDDMDFWTAQSAKCISCGACTYMCPTCYCFNITDDDLGLTSRRIRTWDNCMSHTFTLEGSGHNPRPTKAHRLKNRVGHKFSYYPDLHKKVIACCGCGRCIKQCPAGVDIRQIVNAAQEYSE, from the coding sequence ATGGAAAGATTCATCACAAAAACAAACCTGACCCGCCTGGCCGAGGATCTGGCCGCCACCTGCCGGGTGTTGGCACCCGTGGCCACGGGCGGCACCGTTACCTTCCACCGGCTTCGGTCCGGCATGAGCATTGACCTGCACTCGCGCATGGCCGCCGTGTCGCCCAAGGCCGCGACTTTTCCCCAAACCGAGGAATTGCTGCAGGTCACCCGCGAAGGCGAGGACAAGAAGCCGGAAATTCACGAAACCCTGCCCCAGGGCAAGAACGTGGTTATCGGTTGCCGGCCGTGCGGAGCCCGGGGCAAGCTTATCTTTAACCCGGTTTACGAGACCGAAAAGATCAAGGACCCGTACTTCATCCAGCGGCGCGACAACACGATCTTTATCACCCTGGCCTGCGACCGGCCGGAAACGACCTGTTTCTGTCACAGCGTGGGCGGTGGACCGGCCGACACCGCCGGTTCCGACGTGCTCCTGACGTTGGTCGGCGAAGGCTACGTGGCCCGGTCCGTGACTCCGGAGGGCGAGGAGATCATGAAGCACGCCCTGTTCGAGGATGCTGGCGACAAGGGCAAGGAAGCCGATGCCAAGAACGCCCGTGCCCTTGAAATGATGGGCCCGGCCCATGATTATTCCTCGGCCCCGGCCAAGATCCTGGCCCGTTTCGACGACATGGATTTTTGGACCGCCCAGTCTGCCAAGTGCATCTCCTGCGGCGCCTGCACCTACATGTGCCCGACCTGTTACTGCTTCAACATCACCGACGACGACCTGGGTCTGACCAGCCGTCGCATCCGGACCTGGGACAACTGCATGTCCCATACCTTCACCCTGGAAGGCAGCGGGCATAATCCGCGTCCAACCAAGGCCCATCGCCTGAAAAACCGGGTCGGCCACAAGTTCAGCTACTATCCGGATCTGCACAAAAAGGTCATCGCCTGTTGCGGATGCGGCCGGTGCATCAAGCAGTGCCCCGCCGGCGTGGACATCCGGCAGATCGTGAACGCAGCACAGGAGTATTCCGAATGA
- a CDS encoding alpha/beta fold hydrolase, translating into MVRLRTGFPFSSGHVHTIFPPLFRPRPRLEYQRQRVETADGDFVDVDWHCRGSDHLVIILHGLEGHSRRTYVLGMARAARDHGFDVLAMNLRGCSGEPNRKLPSYHSGLTEDLHDVLRMVRALNRYASCFLIGFSLGANLVLKYLGEAPERVPVEVRGAVAVSVPCDLEDSAQSLARPGCRFYMRYLLDQLGRKVIEKERLFPGAVDLAALRHVHTFREFDDLCTAPWHGFRDALDYWRKSSSKQFLVAIDRPTCIINALDDPFLGPKCFPEWEVECNPFLILITPPVGGHVGFVGTGDMYWSEWQSMRFLTSLRQD; encoded by the coding sequence ATGGTGCGCCTGCGGACCGGTTTTCCGTTCTCCTCCGGGCACGTGCATACAATTTTCCCGCCGTTGTTTCGACCTCGGCCGCGTTTGGAATACCAGCGTCAGCGTGTCGAGACAGCGGATGGGGATTTCGTGGACGTGGATTGGCATTGCCGCGGTAGCGACCACTTGGTGATTATCCTGCATGGCCTGGAGGGCCATTCCCGCCGGACCTATGTTTTGGGCATGGCCCGGGCCGCTCGGGATCACGGCTTCGATGTCCTGGCAATGAATCTGCGGGGATGCAGTGGCGAGCCCAACCGTAAACTGCCTTCGTATCATTCCGGACTGACCGAGGACCTGCACGATGTGTTGCGCATGGTCCGCGCTCTGAACCGGTATGCGTCCTGCTTTCTGATCGGATTTAGTCTCGGGGCGAATCTTGTGCTCAAGTATCTGGGGGAGGCGCCGGAGCGCGTTCCCGTCGAGGTTCGGGGCGCGGTGGCTGTTTCCGTGCCCTGCGACCTGGAGGATTCGGCTCAAAGTCTGGCGCGCCCTGGATGCCGGTTTTATATGCGCTATCTGCTTGACCAGCTCGGAAGGAAGGTTATCGAAAAGGAGCGCCTTTTTCCGGGAGCTGTCGATCTTGCAGCGCTACGACATGTTCACACATTTCGGGAATTCGACGATCTGTGCACCGCTCCCTGGCACGGATTTCGCGACGCCCTGGATTATTGGCGCAAGTCAAGCAGTAAGCAATTTTTGGTCGCGATCGACCGACCCACATGCATCATCAATGCCCTGGATGATCCTTTTCTGGGTCCGAAATGCTTTCCCGAGTGGGAGGTTGAATGCAACCCATTCCTGATCCTGATCACGCCACCTGTCGGTGGTCATGTGGGTTTTGTCGGCACGGGGGATATGTATTGGTCCGAGTGGCAATCCATGCGTTTTTTGACCAGTCTGCGCCAGGACTAA
- the gcvT gene encoding glycine cleavage system aminomethyltransferase GcvT, producing MAELLKTPLNTWHKENGGRIVPFAGWEMPVQYSSILDEHKHTRARASVFDISHMGEFYLSGPGATEALSRVATQNLATLTPGKCRYGFLLNDHGGVLDDLIVYRLAADRYMLVVNGACIDSDFAWIKDHLATGLSLSNHSFEIAKIDLQGPESFAVLTRTMPGDWASLGYFGFREVECDGFKLLVSRTGYTGELGYEFYLPWDKAERLWTRLLADTAVRPAGLGARDTLRLEVGLPLYGQDLDTGHTPIEAGYGSMLKSEADFIGKSGLGTVRERLVGLRIDGRRSARHSDEVFVGGTRVGTITSGSFAPSLGYCVAMAYVRADMADQGVFTVKGPKTTLEAIRADMPFYTAGTARTKLG from the coding sequence ATGGCCGAGTTGCTCAAGACCCCGCTCAACACCTGGCACAAGGAAAACGGCGGTCGGATCGTGCCCTTCGCCGGCTGGGAAATGCCGGTCCAGTACAGCAGCATCCTGGACGAGCACAAGCATACCCGCGCCAGGGCCAGCGTTTTCGATATTTCCCACATGGGCGAATTTTACCTCTCCGGACCGGGCGCGACCGAAGCCCTGAGCCGTGTCGCCACTCAAAACCTAGCCACGTTGACCCCGGGAAAATGCCGCTACGGCTTCCTGCTCAATGACCACGGCGGCGTCCTGGACGACCTCATTGTCTATCGACTGGCCGCGGACAGGTACATGCTGGTGGTCAACGGCGCGTGCATCGACTCCGATTTCGCCTGGATCAAGGATCACCTCGCGACGGGGCTGTCCTTGAGCAACCACAGCTTCGAAATCGCCAAGATCGACCTGCAAGGACCCGAATCTTTCGCCGTGTTGACCCGGACCATGCCTGGCGATTGGGCCTCGCTGGGATATTTTGGATTCCGCGAGGTCGAATGCGATGGCTTCAAGCTTCTCGTGAGTCGCACGGGCTACACAGGCGAACTGGGCTATGAATTTTATCTGCCCTGGGACAAGGCCGAACGACTCTGGACCCGCCTTTTGGCCGACACGGCCGTGCGCCCGGCCGGCCTGGGCGCGCGGGACACGCTGCGTCTTGAAGTGGGCCTCCCCCTCTATGGCCAGGACCTGGACACCGGCCATACTCCGATCGAGGCCGGATACGGAAGCATGCTCAAAAGCGAGGCGGATTTCATCGGCAAGTCAGGACTGGGCACGGTCCGGGAGCGCCTTGTCGGCCTGCGTATCGACGGCCGCCGCAGCGCGCGTCACTCCGACGAGGTTTTCGTGGGCGGAACCCGGGTGGGCACGATCACCAGCGGCTCCTTCGCTCCCAGCCTCGGCTACTGCGTGGCCATGGCCTACGTCCGGGCGGACATGGCCGACCAGGGCGTCTTCACGGTCAAAGGCCCCAAAACAACCCTTGAGGCAATTCGCGCGGACATGCCTTTTTACACCGCCGGAACCGCGCGGACAAAACTCGGCTGA
- a CDS encoding bile acid:sodium symporter family protein, whose translation MPSTLPRLIEHHFLTLAVGFSALALVYPPLFAWIKPHISLGLGIIMFGMGLTLEFGDFSRVGREWRTAGLGVALQYTLMPLLAWSLCFILGLPTEAAIGVILVGCCPSGTASNVVAYFAKTDVPLSVVMTLVSTLVAPLATPALVELLAGTRVRVDFWAMVGSVFWIVVFPLLDGLVLRRLFRKRLEPLLDIFPSISVLAISAVIACVVALNQKNLLEFPGLIFLAVILHNGLGFLAGFWSARILGANKCSARTISLEVGIQNSGLAVALAGAFFGPTSALAGAIFSLWQNLAGMALARIWARDQQQP comes from the coding sequence ATGCCATCCACCCTGCCCCGACTGATCGAACACCACTTTCTGACGCTGGCCGTGGGGTTTTCCGCCCTGGCATTGGTGTATCCGCCTCTTTTCGCCTGGATCAAACCCCACATTTCCCTGGGGCTGGGGATCATCATGTTCGGCATGGGCCTGACCCTGGAGTTCGGTGATTTTTCCCGTGTCGGACGGGAATGGCGCACGGCCGGACTCGGCGTGGCGTTGCAATACACGCTCATGCCACTGTTGGCCTGGTCATTGTGTTTCATCCTCGGTCTGCCGACCGAGGCCGCCATCGGTGTCATCCTGGTCGGGTGCTGCCCATCGGGAACGGCCTCCAATGTCGTCGCCTATTTCGCCAAAACCGATGTCCCCCTGTCCGTGGTCATGACCCTTGTCTCCACCCTGGTGGCTCCGCTGGCCACTCCGGCCCTGGTGGAACTTTTGGCTGGCACGCGGGTACGCGTGGATTTCTGGGCCATGGTCGGTTCGGTTTTCTGGATCGTGGTTTTTCCCCTGCTGGACGGCCTTGTCTTGCGCCGCCTGTTCCGCAAACGCCTTGAACCCCTGCTCGACATTTTTCCATCCATTTCCGTGCTGGCCATTTCCGCGGTTATCGCCTGTGTTGTCGCCCTGAACCAAAAAAATCTTCTGGAATTTCCTGGTTTGATTTTTCTGGCGGTAATCCTCCACAATGGTCTGGGTTTTCTCGCCGGTTTCTGGAGTGCCCGCATCCTGGGAGCGAACAAATGCTCCGCCCGGACCATCTCCCTGGAAGTCGGAATCCAAAACTCGGGCCTGGCCGTGGCTCTGGCTGGAGCATTTTTCGGCCCGACATCGGCCCTGGCCGGCGCCATCTTCAGTCTCTGGCAAAATCTGGCCGGCATGGCCTTGGCCCGTATCTGGGCACGGGACCAACAACAACCATAA
- a CDS encoding rubrerythrin: MAGIFKATDILLAAQEIETRGEVFYNRLVATTEDAKLKETFSFLAKEESKHREIFRKLYERVGQVELPAWAEEDEYVEYIRFLIDSHTLFRLGDLDQLKQFMGSPEDAIEKAMGFEKDTILFFVEMHEFVPEGEKKYIKACIDEERSHLRLLASMLRK; encoded by the coding sequence ATGGCGGGAATATTCAAGGCGACCGACATTCTCCTGGCGGCTCAGGAAATCGAAACACGCGGCGAAGTCTTCTATAACCGGCTGGTGGCCACGACCGAAGACGCCAAACTCAAGGAAACGTTTTCGTTTCTGGCCAAGGAAGAAAGCAAACACAGGGAAATATTCCGCAAACTCTACGAGCGCGTGGGGCAGGTGGAACTTCCGGCCTGGGCCGAGGAAGATGAATATGTGGAATACATCAGGTTTCTCATCGATTCCCACACCTTGTTCCGGCTGGGAGACCTGGATCAGTTGAAACAGTTCATGGGCTCTCCCGAGGACGCCATTGAAAAGGCCATGGGCTTCGAGAAGGATACCATCCTTTTCTTCGTGGAAATGCACGAGTTCGTGCCCGAAGGCGAAAAGAAATACATCAAGGCCTGCATCGACGAGGAGCGCTCTCACCTGAGATTGTTGGCGAGCATGCTCCGGAAATAA
- a CDS encoding hydrogenase, producing the protein MNTNPYLPDMATIVEVIQETHNIKTFRVVLNDEEKMKNFTFRPGQVGQLSVFGVGESTFVINSSPTRMDYLQFSVMRVGEVTTRLHQLQPGDQIGVRAPLGNSFPIEDLKGKNIVFVGGGIGMAPLRTLFTYMLDNRKDYKDITLLYGARSPADLTYKAELPEWTSRKDVNTVLTIDNPFDGWEHKVGLIPNVLLEINPSPKNTVAITCGPPIMIKFTLQALKKLGFEDENIISTLEKRMKCGVGICGRCNIGTKYVCLDGPVFTYAQLKQLPSEL; encoded by the coding sequence ATGAATACCAATCCCTATCTCCCGGACATGGCCACCATTGTCGAGGTGATCCAGGAGACGCACAACATCAAAACTTTCCGCGTGGTGCTCAATGACGAGGAGAAGATGAAGAATTTCACCTTCCGTCCTGGTCAGGTCGGGCAGCTCTCGGTTTTTGGTGTCGGCGAATCCACCTTTGTCATCAACTCCTCGCCAACCCGCATGGACTATCTCCAGTTCAGCGTCATGCGCGTGGGCGAGGTGACCACCCGTCTGCATCAGCTCCAGCCAGGAGACCAGATCGGCGTGCGCGCGCCCCTGGGCAATTCCTTTCCCATCGAGGACTTGAAGGGCAAGAACATCGTTTTTGTCGGCGGTGGCATCGGTATGGCCCCCTTGCGCACCCTATTCACATATATGCTCGACAATCGTAAGGATTACAAAGACATCACGCTTCTGTACGGTGCGCGCAGCCCGGCCGACCTGACCTACAAGGCCGAACTGCCCGAATGGACCAGCCGTAAGGACGTGAACACGGTACTGACCATCGACAATCCCTTCGACGGCTGGGAGCACAAGGTTGGCCTCATCCCGAACGTGCTCCTGGAAATCAACCCCTCGCCCAAAAACACGGTGGCCATCACCTGTGGTCCGCCGATCATGATCAAGTTCACCCTCCAGGCCCTCAAAAAGCTGGGTTTCGAGGATGAAAACATCATCTCCACGTTGGAGAAGCGCATGAAGTGCGGCGTGGGCATCTGCGGACGATGCAACATCGGCACCAAGTATGTGTGTCTGGATGGACCTGTATTCACCTATGCGCAGCTCAAGCAGCTGCCATCCGAACTCTAG